From a single Brassica oleracea var. oleracea cultivar TO1000 chromosome C5, BOL, whole genome shotgun sequence genomic region:
- the LOC106295273 gene encoding epidermal growth factor receptor substrate 15-like 1 — translation MAGQNPNMDQFEAYFKRADLDGDGRISGAEAVGFFQGSGLPKQVLAQIWSLSDRSRSGFLGRQDFYNSLRLVTVAQSKRDLTPEIVNAALNTPAAAKIPPPKINLSAIPAPQPNPAATAARPVGSTGHQNVGFRGPGAPNANANQNSFPPQQNQQVRPNQGVSGMTSLRPTAGPEHRPNALPGQFQPVPVGSVSPPPQAVPTSAPGPGSSPFNLNNLYAGNTSGYSSGFGGGSLVAPSPGLKPESQIDPRALVVSGNGGDMFSSFQQKQEPTLSNSSISSAIVPASAGTQPPVKPNALDSLQNTFSMLPAGNQPQQPRPAASSQQPRPAFSSQPPVVSSQGPSSGLPHASAVGSGHSVPAGNNQPPWPKMKPSDVQKYTKVFVGVDTDKDGKITGEQARNLFLSWRLPREVLKHVWELSDQDNDTMLSLREFCISLYLMERYREGRPLPTSLPSSIMYDETLLSISGAPNHGYANAGWGPGQGFVQQPVMGPRPNNPQTGMRPPVPAPVPHPGSGIGPNQQRNKTPALDDPFASHLGNGHSASSNLQETATDGEKVEEKKNAYMDSREKLEYYRTKMQDIVLYKSRCDNRLNEISERASADKREAETLAKKYEEKYKQVAELGSKLTIEEARFREIEGRKMELSQAIVNMEQGGSADGLLQVRADRIQSDLEELMKALTERCKKHGLEVKSKALVDLPAGWQSGLQEGAALWDEEWDKFEDEGFGNEITFDKSKEQNSSGEKENGTVDDGSGPPDSPTHLDENYGPFSETSDRHHESEDDSGRSPRDSPVSRTGDTEIPSPDSHGKNSEFFDDSNWASAFDTNDDVDSVWGFDASKSQVGDYFGSGGDFGGNSARADSPTSRSFGGQRKSTYAFDDSVPSTPLSRFGNSPPRFSDASARDSNFDSFSRFDSFNTSEAGAGFSSSQPERLSRFDSINSSKDFGGAAFSRFDSINSSRDFGGPSLSRFDSMNSTKDHGYSFDDADPFGSTGPFKVSSDDQSPKKKSDNWNSF, via the exons ATGGCGGGACAGAATCCAAACATGGATCAATTCGAGGCGTACTTCAAGAGAGCAGATTTGGACGGAGATGGTCGGATCAGTGGAGCCGAAGCTGTTGGCTTTTTCCAAGGATCTGGCTTGCCCAAGCAAGTTCTCGCCCAG ATATGGTCGCTTTCTGATAGGTCACGCAGTGGTTTCCTTGGTCGGCAAGACTTTTATAATTCTCTGAGGCTTGTTACAGTTGCACAGAGCAAGAGAGACCTGACACCTGAGATTGTTAATGCAGCACTCAATACTCCTGCCGCTGCCAAAATACCACCTCCCAAAATTAATCTCTCAGCTATTCCTGCACCTCAACCTAATCCTGCTGCTACCGCAGCTCGTCCGGTTGGCTCAACAGGTCATCAGAATGTGGGGTTTAGAGGACCAGGGGCTCCAAATGCGAATGCCAACCAGAATTCTTTTCCACCTCAACAAAACCAGCAAGTGAGACCAAATCAAGGTGTCTCTGGGATGACTTCGCTTAGACCAACTGCTGGTCCAGAACATAGACCAAATGCCTTACCAGGTCAATTTCAACCAGTTCCTGTTGGTAGTGTTAGTCCTCCTCCTCAGGCTGTTCCCACCAGTGCACCTGGTCCTGGTAGTTCACCGTTTAATCTTAATAACTTGTATGCTGGAAACACCAGCGGATACTCGTCAGGATTTGGAGGGGGCAGCTTAGTAGCACCTTCTCCTGGATTAAAACCAGAGTCACAGATTGATCCGAGAGCGCTGGTTGTATCTGGAAATGGAGGTGACATGTTTTCCTCGTTCCAGCAAAAACAAGAACCCACTCTGAGTAATTCTTCAATCAGTTCAGCTATTGTTCCTGCTTCTGCTGGAACCCAACCTCCAGTAAAGCCTAATGCTCTCGACTCCCTACAGAATACGTTCTCAATGCTGCCTGCAGGAAATCAGCCTCAGCAGCCAAGGCCAGCAGCAAGCTCACAGCAGCCAAGGCCTGCATTTAGCTCACAGCCGCCTGTAGTGTCTTCTCAAGGTCCATCCTCTGGTTTGCCGCATGCAAGTGCAGTTGGATCTGGCCATTCAGTTCCTGCTGGAAATAATCAGCCTCCGTGGCCAAAAATGAAGCCGTCCGATGTCCAAAAGTACACAAAGGTATTTGTTGGAGTTGATACTGACAAAGATGGAAAAATAACTGGTGAGCAGGCAAGGAATCTGTTTTTAAGCTGGAGGCTACCCAGGG AGGTATTGAAGCATGTGTGGGAGTTATCTGATCAGGATAATGATACTATGCTGTCTCTGAGGGAGTTCTGTATTTCATTATATTTGATGGAGCGGTATAGAGAAGGCCGTCCTCTCCCAACATCACTTCCCAGCAGCATCATGTATGATGAGACACTGTTATCTATCTCAGGTGCACCTAATCATGGTTATGCAAATGCTGGGTGGGGACCTGGTCAAG GTTTTGTACAGCAGCCAGTGATGGGTCCGCGGCCAAATAATCCGCAGACTGGCATGAGACCACCAGTTCCTGCACCAGTCCCTCACCCTGGCAGTGGTATAGGACCTAATCAGCAAAGGAATAAAACGCCAGCGTTGGATGATCCTTTTGCCAGTCACCTTGGTAACGGGCATTCTGCGAGCTCAAATCTTCAAGAAACAGCAACTGATGGGGAAAAG GTTGAAGAAAAGAAAAATGCATATATGGACTCCAGGGAGAAGCTTGAATATTACCGAACGAAAATGCAGGATATT GTCTTGTACAAAAGCAGGTGCGACAATAGATTAAATGAGATCTCTGAAAGGGCTTCAGCTGACAAGCGTGAG GCTGAAACGTTGGCAAAGAAGTACGAGGAGAAGTATAAGCAGGTTGCAGAATTAGGGTCAAAATTAACTATTGAAGAGGCCAGGTTCCGCGAGATTGAG GGGAGGAAGATGGAATTGAGTCAAGCAATTGTGAACATGGAGCAAGGTGGCAGTGCTGATGGTCTACTTCAG GTCCGGGCTGACAGGATACAATCAGATCTAGAGGAGCTGATGAAGGCCTTAACTGAACGCTGCAAGAAACATGGGTTGGAGGTTAAGTCGAAGGCCCTTGTAGACCTCCCAGCTG GCTGGCAATCCGGACTTCAAGAAGGGGCAGCTCTTTGGGATGAAGAATGGGATAAGTTTGAAGATGAAG GATTTGGCAATGAGATTACTTTTGACAAATCAAAAGAGCAAAACTCGTCTGGCGAGAAGGAAAACGGAACGGTGGATGATGGTAGTGGACCACCTGATTCACCAACTCATTTGGACGAGAATTATGGACCTTTTTCAGAAACCTCAGACCGCCACCATGAGAGTGAAGATGATTCAGGCAGAAGTCCTAGGGACAGTCCTGTCTCTAGGACTGGTGATACTGAGATCCCTTCTCCAGATTCTCATGGAAAAAATTCTGAGTTCTTTGATGACTCGAATTGGGCAAGTGCATTTGACACTAACGATGATGTGGACTCAGTCTGGGGTTTTGATGCATCAAAAAGCCAG GTTGGAGATTACTTTGGATCTGGTGGCGATTTTGGTGGAAACTCAGCGAGAGCAGATTCTCCAACTTCAAGAAGTTTCGGCGGTCAGAGAAAGAGCACATATGCATTTGATGATTCAGTTCCAAGCACTCCACTCTCGAGATTCGGCAACTCTCCTCCTCGGTTCAGCGACGCATCAGCCAGAGACAGCAACTTTGATAGCTTCTCCAGATTCGACTCCTTCAACACCAGTGAAGCTGGCGCCGGTTTTTCCTCCTCCCAGCCTGAGAGACTGTCTCGGTTTGATTCCATCAACAGCTCAAAAGACTTTGGTGGAGCTGCTTTCTCCAGGTTCGATTCAATCAACAGTAGCAGAGACTTTGGTGGTCCCTCGCTTTCAAGATTCGACTCCATGAATAGCACAAAGGATCATGGATACTCGTTTGATGACGCAGACCCGTTTGGTTCCACAGGTCCCTTCAAAGTCTCCTCTGATGATCAAAGCCCCAAGAAAAAGTCAGATAACTGGAATTCCTTCTAG
- the LOC106344487 gene encoding uncharacterized protein LOC106344487, translated as MDSLPFHLLEEILFKLNDKSLAIMQCVDKSINSHISNDPYFKSNLKGSFPAAMEVDENVEVMKVDLIDDKGKSGLGMIKRVINTISAYAQKKKTGVGKRLLNEDDTTLKMELQSSYSSYKLINVERINKRRRVKSYAWN; from the coding sequence ATGGATAGCTTACCTTTTCATCTCCTCGAGGAGATTCTCTTCAAACTGAATGACAAATCTCTGGCGATAATGCAATGTGTGGACAAATCTATCAACTCCCACATATCCAACGATCCTTATTTCAAATCCAACCTCAAGGGTTCTTTTCCCGCTGCGATGGAAGTAGATGAGAACGTGGAGGTCATGAAGGTGGATCTGATTGATGATAAAGGTAAGTCCGGTCTAGGTATGATCAAGAGAGTTATTAATACAATCTCAGCATATGCTCAGAAAAAGAAAACGGGAGTTGGAAAAAGATTGTTGAATGAAGATGATACCACACTGAAGATGGAGTTGCAATCTTCTTATTCTTCTTACAAGTTAATTAACGTGGAGAGAATCAACAAAAGAAGAAGAGTGAAGTCGTATGCATGGAACTAG
- the LOC106343780 gene encoding peptidyl-prolyl cis-trans isomerase FKBP18, chloroplastic isoform X1, protein MATISSLHMCASDHHSRLPRICETDQPRATNQIVTFSSPISRRDANLVLLGSLPLTSFVVLPPSSSEARERRSRKVIPLEEYSTSPEGLKYYDIEEGKGPVATIGSTAQVHFDCRYRSITAISTRESKLLAGNRSIAQPYEFKVGSTPGKERKREFVDNPNGLFSAQAAPKPPPAMYFITEGMKVGGKRTVIVTPEAGYGQKGMNEIPPGATFELNIELLQVTPPEEKEK, encoded by the exons ATGGCTACCATTAGTAGCTTACACATGTGTGCATCCGATCATCACTCCCGTCTTCCTCGAATCTGTGAGACAGATCAACCACGAGCCACAAACCAAATCGTCACCTTTTCGTCTCCTATTTCCAGAAGAGACGCGAATCTTGTACTCCTCGGCTCGCTTCCGTTGACGAGCTTCGTCGTTCTACCGCCGAGTTCATCGGAGGCGAGAGAGAGACGGAGCAGAAAAGTTATCCCTCTCGAGGAGTATTCCACTAGCC CTGAAGGGTTGAAGTACTATGACATTGAGGAAGGCAAAGGTCCAGTAGCCACAATAGGATCTACTGCTCAG GTGCATTTTGATTGCCGGTACAGAAGCATAACTGCAATCTCCACCAGAGAGTCCAAGCTCTTGGCTGGGAACCGTAGTATTGCTCAG CCTTATGAGTTCAAGGTGGGATCTACGCCAGGGAAGGAAAGGAAACGAGAGTTTGTGGATAATCCAAACGGGTTGTTCTCTGCGCAGGCTGCACCAAAGCCTCCTCCAGCAATGTATTTCATAACTGAAGGAATGAAAGTCGGTGGCAAG AGAACTGTGATTGTTACTCCTGAAGCTGGTTATGGTCAGAAAGGAATGAACGAGATACCG CCTGGAGCTACATTTGAGTTAAACATAGAGCTGCTTCAGGTGACTCCCCCTGAAGAGAAAGAGAAGTGA
- the LOC106343780 gene encoding peptidyl-prolyl cis-trans isomerase FKBP18, chloroplastic isoform X2: MATISSLHMCASDHHSRLPRICETDQPRATNQIVTFSSPISRRDANLVLLGSLPLTSFVVLPPSSSEARERRSRKVIPLEEYSTSPEGLKYYDIEEGKGPVATIGSTAQVHFDCRYRSITAISTRESKLLAGNRSIAQPYEFKVGSTPGKERKREFVDNPNGLFSAQAAPKPPPAMYFITEGMKVGGKRTVIVTPEAGYGQKGMNEIPVRTYKLYMSLELHLS; this comes from the exons ATGGCTACCATTAGTAGCTTACACATGTGTGCATCCGATCATCACTCCCGTCTTCCTCGAATCTGTGAGACAGATCAACCACGAGCCACAAACCAAATCGTCACCTTTTCGTCTCCTATTTCCAGAAGAGACGCGAATCTTGTACTCCTCGGCTCGCTTCCGTTGACGAGCTTCGTCGTTCTACCGCCGAGTTCATCGGAGGCGAGAGAGAGACGGAGCAGAAAAGTTATCCCTCTCGAGGAGTATTCCACTAGCC CTGAAGGGTTGAAGTACTATGACATTGAGGAAGGCAAAGGTCCAGTAGCCACAATAGGATCTACTGCTCAG GTGCATTTTGATTGCCGGTACAGAAGCATAACTGCAATCTCCACCAGAGAGTCCAAGCTCTTGGCTGGGAACCGTAGTATTGCTCAG CCTTATGAGTTCAAGGTGGGATCTACGCCAGGGAAGGAAAGGAAACGAGAGTTTGTGGATAATCCAAACGGGTTGTTCTCTGCGCAGGCTGCACCAAAGCCTCCTCCAGCAATGTATTTCATAACTGAAGGAATGAAAGTCGGTGGCAAG AGAACTGTGATTGTTACTCCTGAAGCTGGTTATGGTCAGAAAGGAATGAACGAGATACCGGTGAGAACCTACAAATTGTACATGAG CCTGGAGCTACATTTGAGTTAA
- the LOC106343781 gene encoding outer envelope pore protein 21A, chloroplastic: protein METSLRYSANSRSLRIHAKEKVSVHSKTHLQLHGELDTRAGSPSYFCAMIRHFFHEASTNIGVGLHYDKSQKLRGFVRGKKKFPVRTDALLTFNIKGRCDFDQEFNQRNPKGAAEFDLNVWKFEKDQDLRLRVGYEMFDKVPYMQIRENNWTLNTNLKGKWNVRFDL, encoded by the exons ATGGAGACTTCTCTGAGGTATTCAGCAAACTCCAGGTCTCTGAGAATCCATGCCAAAGAGAAGGTCTCGGTTCACTCCAAAACTCATTTGCAG CTTCATGGGGAGCTAGATACACGGGCTGGATCGCCAAGTTACTTCTGTGCGATGATAAGACACTTTTTCCATGAG GCTTCGACAAACATTGGAGTAGGCTTGCATTACGATAAAAGCCAAAAGCTTCGGGGTTTTGTACGTGGGAAAAAGAAGTTCCCTGTGAGAACCGATGCGCTTCTAACCTTTAATATCAAAGGAAGATGTGATTTTGACCAGGAGTTTAATCAG AGGAACCCAAAAGGAGCTGCTGAATTTGATTTGAACGTATGGAAGTTTGAGAAAGATCAGGACTTACGCCTCAGAGTTGGCTACGAGATGTTTGACAAG GTCCCATACATGCAGATTAGAGAAAACAATTGGACTCTCAACACCAACTTGAAAGGAAAATGGAATGTGAGGTTTGATCTTTAA